One part of the Melospiza melodia melodia isolate bMelMel2 chromosome 3, bMelMel2.pri, whole genome shotgun sequence genome encodes these proteins:
- the NANP gene encoding N-acylneuraminate-9-phosphatase, translating into MGLHGVKAVFFDLDNTLIDTAAAGRRAIEEVISALQSKHHYGEGEARAVCDKVQAKLLKECHDPAKMCITDLRISHWEEAIQETIGGEANRDLAAECYYLWKTTRLQHLTLAEDTRAMLTELRKGLRLLLLTNGERQTQREKIEACACQPYFDAIVVGGEQKEEKPAASIFHYCCDLLGVQPAECVMVGDSLDTDIQGGLNAGLKATVWLNKAMTAPVDTSPVPHYIISSVLDLPAVLQKMEHNSNAKLETDHMAGSNEAH; encoded by the exons ATGGGGCTGCACGGCGTCAAGGCGGTGTTCTTCGACCTGGACAACACGCTGATCGACACGGCCGCGGCGGGGCGGCGCGCCATCGAGGAG GTGATAAGCGCCCTGCAGTCCAAGCACCACTACGGGGAGGGAGAGGCCCGCGCCGTCTGCGATAAGGTGCAGGCCAAGCTCCTCAAGGAGTGCCACGATCCCGCCAAGATGTGCATCACAGACCTGCGGATTTCGCACTGGGAGGAGGCGATCCAGGAGACCATCGGCGGGGAGGCGAACCGCGACCTGGCGGCCGAGTGCTATTACCTGTGGAAGACGACGCGGCTGCAGCACCTGACGCTGGCCGAGGACACGCGGGCCATGCTGACCGAGCTGCGGAAAGGCCTCCGCCTGCTGCTCCTCACCAACGGCGAGCGGCAGACGCAGAGGGAGAAGATCGAGGCGTGCGCCTGCCAGCCCTACTTCGACGCCATCGTTGTGGGGGGAGAGCAGAAAGAGGAGAAACCGGCGGCATCCATATTCCATTACTGTTGCGATCTCCTGGGGGTGCAGCCCGCGGAGTGTGTGATGGTCGGTGACTCTCTAGATACAGATATTCAAGGAGGCCTGAATGCTGGCTTGAAAGCAACGGTCTGGTTAAACAAAGCAATGACTGCCCCAGTAGATACCTCCCCCGTACCTCATTATATTATTTCTTCTGTACTGGATCTTCCAGCAGTGTTACAGAAGATGGAGCACAACTCTAATGCTAAGTTAGAAACTGACCATATGGCTGGTAGCAATGAAGCACATTGA